The region TCAATAGGAGCAAGGTCCGTGTAAAGCGCACATTGGCAATTACCTGATTATGTTTCATTAAGCTAGCAAAAATCAAAGCACCAATCACGGCCAGAATAAAATTCATAATAACGCCAGCTAGCGACACAACAATGTTCGCCAACTTTATGTTATATTTTGGATCAAAATTATTTGGGTTGACTGGCACAGGCTTAGCCCAACCAACTGATGCAAATAAAATCATCAGAAAGCCAATTGGATCAAAGTGGGCTAACGGGTTTAATGTTAAACGGTTAGCCCGATAAGCTGTCCTATCGCCATAATGATACGCCATGCAGCCATGACTTAACTCATGCAAAACAATGGAAAACACCAATACAACAATTCGGCAGATAGAACTCAACATAGAATCTCCTTATACACAACAGCTCCAACTACGATCACTAAGCTATTACTCCAATATCAGCTAACAAAGTATGACCATTTAAATCAAACTTTTCAGCTTTAGAAAGCTCACTCTCCTTAACTTCAGTCAAAACATTTGCTTGAATTTCAAACATTATTGTCTGCCTGTAGTTCTCT is a window of Amygdalobacter nucleatus DNA encoding:
- a CDS encoding site-2 protease family protein, whose amino-acid sequence is MLSSICRIVVLVFSIVLHELSHGCMAYHYGDRTAYRANRLTLNPLAHFDPIGFLMILFASVGWAKPVPVNPNNFDPKYNIKLANIVVSLAGVIMNFILAVIGALIFASLMKHNQVIANVRFTRTLLLLSYYLYQINLGLLCFNILPIPPLDGYWIWSTFMPAKVQNFLNANSRSFMFALLILAILPFNILNRLMTVVLLPITQIIDSLVRLII